The Elaeis guineensis isolate ETL-2024a chromosome 3, EG11, whole genome shotgun sequence region aaattgtttctctcttttgatcgatttatcaatgaagaatttcttttaataattctgatctgatgaagaatcctgatccatgattgttggataatgtactggcacccatcttgatcagatcaaatatctttaaattttatcacccatgattctattaaattatccatgtagtaatttagatttgattaatttatcttgatctaatcaatcgaatttgttgaatcatatcatctgatTAGTACATAttcatcttcatgaatttttctctctagaattgtatctctctagaattgtatctctctagaagtttattttttttagaatttatcaagaaaaaaatttattttgatgagtttgagtgaCGATGAGTTTGAATAATTCTAGTAAAAACATCCTGATCCGtggttgtcaggtagtatgccagcaccttgatcagaccatgaatccttagatttgatcatccatgatcccgatctagccatgacttgatttgatcatgttgatttcaccaatcgagatatggatcaatcgtaatgttggattgtatcacttgatcaattcgaattgtacctcatgaattctctctcctctgattctctctctctacttgattttatgaaaccaatgaagaaacctcgatcctatcacttcgaattcaatttgatctgatagtcaaactttggatcgtctatgtcctaattaaattttgattcgatgaaattagatgatcggatccaatctaaaccgttgaaatatgatattcgtattctttctgattattgaatttgatctcgtataggtatcattgatacccgataatcggatattgtgatatagtttatgaactgaagaattttggaagaaaatttatagaattatgtagatttattggaatgcgttcgaggtaagtaatgtttcactttttctagatttatcgacaaattataatatatttttctgacataaatTGTGAAACGATgtttgaattggatgaatgatattttattatgaaaaatatcttattcgaaatgttatgatgaagcgtgattgaacatattgatttcatgatacattatattgattgatttcgatactacatgattatatttttttatcgaaattagaatataaaatatgatttatgaagaattctgatataagaacaatataaattgacaacctgactatctaaaggaccccgccaatgggggcatatacgttggcaattgatttatcctgagggtacatgtcgctagagagaccagcaacaaaccgccagagaaaccagcgattccgaaggactttgctgccagatgattgacagcttaccgcaagaagatacgtagTGTTATGACTCTGCCACAGcgaaaatatgatcatagctcatgattgacgaaaagaatttaagaatgaaagaaattgaaatctcgaaagaaactcgaatttaaaaaaaaaaataaatttggtatgaactatattgcataatcaaaattgatttcaaattgatgaactttatatgcttattttctataaatgattatttactttaatgcctgatgaaatctattgaaagtgatcattgcttactgggctgtctagctcattacctcctattttactgtttttacagatgttaaggaattaagatgatacaagatatgaatggaagagtgatcagaggcagaatttttatatttttattttatattaaaagtcttattgaatttgatgtaagacctatgaatcattgttgaatttattgagatattaaagaagaaatttagatcgttatgttttggatctaaattattgactaattattccgctcttattttaggatagcatgataagatgccttacatacttatggaaagaattttttatgaatatacagTAGTTGCCAtaatcttcgattcacaatttcaGATCGAAAGCATGACACCCCCTCCTCACTAACATAGCTTGCTTTGTTCACTCTGCATTCTCATCTTTACACCCATTATCTTGCACGTCCGCACATTTGTTATTCTCTAACATTATAACATACATGAACAATAAATGATAAGAACCTAATGGCAGTAAACACTAAAAGTGGAAAGTTCAATCACATTCCCTTTTAATCTAAATAAGTAAAGGATTCACATAAGTTATGTCATTGGaacaaattttagcagaatttaacAATTAACAAATTACGAGAAGAATACTGGtgatcataaaaaaaatcaaactagTTTGAAAGCAAAATTGCAACTTTATTTTAATCTCTCCAATATTGACCACTCTAGAGTATAGATACATTTACAAGAGAACACTAGAATATAGGCATCGGTTTAAGCTGAATTAAAGTACATTCTCTTTATCTAAGCTCAAAAGGTAAGCAACCAAACCCACAACAGGTATGAACCTTAGATTCCTCACAATCTGTTCAttattcttcttcacattttgaaGATTGTCGCCTATCAGCCAAGGCTGAAATATGGCATAAAGACAGATGTCCCATATAAATGCATAAGCCAGCCTCTCTGATCCAACATACCTTTCCAAAAATTCCCAACGATCTGCAATACCTCCAAACCCCATATTGGAGCGACCGAAAATAGTCCACAGTGTTGAAATTAAGCAGACTGTCCCACCAGCTATTCCCACAAATGATGCACCATTTGTCATCAATAAACCCAACTGAGATTGTTTGGAAGGAGAATGCTTCACATCTATGTCATTAAGTCGCATCGCCATGTAAGGTATCAAGAAAGCTATGGACATCATTGCATGAAAAAAGAAAATAGTTGTCAGTGgaaaggatgaaagataaaaggtaaaattagatatcattttctTGTACAGAAATGAATTTGGAGTTCAAAATAAAGCATACTATTTGTGAGGAACATCTGAAAACCCCACAAGAGGTCTAAAGATCCTTTATATCTGTCTCTCTGACAATCAGTGAATAGCAATGGAGCAAACAGAAGTGTCCATCCAATTACAAAATTGAATAATCCCTCAGCCAtctagaaaaacaaaagaaactcAAATTGAAAATTTGAAGTTAACAAATGATAAACTTTAaagatagaaaaacaaattgaATAATCTGTAGGTGCTTTTTAGCATCTTACGGGGTGAAGCACTGGTGCTTCCAGCACATGAATGCCAACTACACTGCCAACAAATGCACCAACCGAATTAGTAAATTGAAGATACAGCAAACATGCATAATAAAcatgagcatgatggagccgcattTTCAGGTGCACACAAGATGAACAAATACAATGTAACAAAATTATGGAATTCAGGAAGACAAATAACTCAACAATGAGAATTTACTTATCACAATGTACTAGGGAACAGAGCACTTATTCACAACAAAAATTATGGACTACCTCACTGGTCTCTCTTGACAAGAAGTACCTGACACAAATTACCAAGATTTGACAGTCTTTAGATATGATGTTTATGTCAAACATTAGATGTGAATGAGGTGGGAAACAACTAAAGCATAAGATACATAGACTTTAACATGAATATGTGCTCATCACTGAGGTCTTTGGATGTCAGCATAGATTGCGCCTAGATAAACTAAACCTCAGATGAAAATGAGGTAAAGGCCAGTTACAGGATAGAAGAAATTTGAGGAAGAAAGCACCACCCAGGAGCCTTCGTGGAGAAGGGTGCAATCAGAAAAAACCAGGATACGTGATTCAACTCAAAAACTGATTTTCCATATCTTGAGTTTTGTTCCCACCATTAACCCATTCCTAGTAGCAAGCATATATAAAAGAAATCCAGGTGAAATTTGAACCAGCAGCCAAACAACCCCTTAATGTGTATACTGCCCCATCTGTGATATGACTGCAAATGCAATCCTGCATTGTCCCCTCTATGAGACAGCAAAACCTTTTACAGCCTTGTGCTAGCAAACTTAAAACGCTCCATATGTCCTCATAGAAATTTGCAACTGTTATGTACAAACAAAAAGAAGATGAAAATGTGCAATCAAGAATTTGCAAGGAATTGAAAATGCATATGTGAACCTCCAGCTCATGGAATCTCAAAGATagcaaaaaaaaatgatgaaccaTTGAGGGTTCCCTCAGATGACGCAAAAGATAGCATGGAGATACCTATTGAGAAAGTGAGAAAGAGTCCAACAGCATGAAACTTTGGAGAAGGTAAACATCAAAGACAAAAACAATTCATTAACCATTCAAGTTATAAAAGGAATCAACaacatttattatattttaactgCTGACAATTTATGATGCTTCTGACGCCAGTGCTAAAGCCCATCATTGCTCATGGTTACTAATGATGTAACACATGGAAATGAAGAATCCAACAATGTGCCATTGTTGATTCTGCTCTTTTTGTTGAGCAGCGCTGTTGTTTGGCTACCCAATATCATTTCTAATACTCCACATTATCTTTACCATGAGAAACATCATGGTACTACAATCCTATTCACTACTACTAGGAAAGATGAGAGAAGCATCAGGATTGCAGGGAGATATGGACCCAGAGGAAGGAATAAAAGGTTTCCTCATCTTTGTTGTCATTTCTGcaatatattttgagaattggtGATTGGATGCAAGACTATTGGACAGGGCTCAGTTCTGGGTATGTGCACAGAAGTTTCTGCATAAGCAATCCTGTACCTGCATTGTTCATCTGAAACAGCCTTAGACACTACCTTCAGATGACAAAGGGATGTCAAGTGTGAAAAATGGGTGGAAGCAGTCTGTCTTGGGCCATCATTGAAGCAGATGTGCAGAAATCTATATGCTTGCATCCAGAATAAGCCTTGTCCCATGATTATAGGAATAGCATTCTCTGCTTGGATTGCATGGTTGTTGAAAATGACCAATATTTTAGTTGGAGGAGAGCAAGAAGTCCACTAACAACAGCATCTGAAAGAAAACCCTTATAGTTTAAGAAACCAAGACCCTATTAAAACTTAAAAAATGCAACAGATGATTTATATAGATCTTTAACAGAATATAACTCTAGTAACTTATGACAAGCCATTGATCGatttaaattacttatttttatattctttactattttaaaaaaaatgaaaatggtGAATTTTGGCTTATTACTTTCTAAATCTCATTTGTTAGCTCATCAAGCAAAAATCACTAGTTTATCTTCTATCTAATCTTAGCTAAAATGGAAGTTCAGCCAATTAACTTCCTTTTTGGATGAATAATGGGATAGCATATAATTTCTCCTTCCTTTCTTGATCACTTGATTCACTCATATCTCTTCAATCAGAAATCAATGAATCTTAGATTTTTGATTGCTATGACTATTGAATTTAAAAGATTCCAGTGCAATATGGTCATGTATCCCATTTAAGTCACTTTCTCTCTCACATGACATCcattttataaaatctaatctatactatgtttgaaattttatgtttatttttattttatgattaaatAAGAACCTAACACTTTAGGAGGCTGTTTGCTTGCATGCAATTCATTTGCCTATAATTGGAATTGTAATTGTAAGAAGGGACCTTGTTTAGCTCGTTGTAATTGAAAACCACAAATGCAATTACAACTGTTAGGCTGTTCAATGTGGAAAGCAATATGGTTGGCTTGTGCTTAAGCTAGTATGGTTATCCCCCTGACAAACAGTGAATAGGATGTATATTTTGCTCTTTGTAATTGAAAACTGCAAATGCAATAACAACTGTTAGGTTGTTCAATGCGGAGAGCAATTTGGTTGCCCTGTACTTGAGCTAGTAAGGTTATCCCCCTGAAAAAGAGTGAATAGTATGTATATTTTCTATTATAGTAATacttatcatattattttttaattataatgaaaaaatattattgctttaGAATTATCATTagattagtatagaaataattattaTAGTAATTATActgatataaaatattttgatatgataATATCTAGAAATATTACTATGGTCATAGATATATTTATAATGTGCACTATAATAACTAATAATTATTActgattatttattatataataatatataattgtataataaatataataataatctaTAGTTATAAATAACTATACATTGTTTATTTTAtacaattataaatattattataatattatatatagacTACAAAAGGAATCATTGCAtacaataataataacaataataagtaaTAATTAAATAAACATATTAGTGGTTGGAGTGGTGAGGGGCTTGCCAAAAGGACTTTTTCAACTGCAAGGAATCTTGTAATTGGAACTATGATAAATTTTGGCTGCAGTTCCAATTACAACTTTTTTTGAGCCTCTTTTTGTAGTTGAATTGCAGCCTTGAGCCCACAGTTGCAATTGCAGGCATACCAACACTTGTTTTGGATGCCTGCAATTCCATTGCAGCCAACAGCAGCTGCAGACTGCAATTACAGGCAAACAAATAGGCCCTGGGATGCACTTGGCATCATCATTAGTTTATCACATTTTAAAactcagaaaataaaattttgtttctttttttctaattttttgaaaatgaaAACTTGTTGGCAGTCActattgttttttattttatataacaaaaaatagaaggaagagagggaaaggaaaagaaaaagcagaagaaggaaaagaataagagaagaggaaACGAAGGGAAGAAGGGTAGAGAAGTAGCAAATCCAGCCAGCTAGTATGCTATTCACCTAGATTGCGCCAATCTGGGCTAGATGGAAAGGATAAGAACaataggaggagaaggaagagaagaaggggagaacaggaacaaaaggagaagaggagagaaaaaaaatccagTCAATATCTAGATGAATGGAGGAAGCATAGCAGTGGCCAGATTGTAGATCGAAGTAGAGAATTGTTGAGTGTTAGAGAGAGTTCAGGTCTCACACAGTCCCTAATTGGTGAAGAAAAGAGAAAACCCTGAATGGTTTTTCCTCTCAGAAAAAGtaatctattttaaaaagtttttaCTTTTTTCCAAAAGCTTGAGTTCAGTTTTCTAAAAGACAAAAAACGGAAACATGCATATAAAAGAAGTTTCTCGCCTGGTTTTCATGCTTCATTTTTAAACCAAAATTGGAAACTGCAATGATAGAAACATGCTGTTGCTGACCCAAGAAGTCACCCAAATATCACAATGAGTTTAAATTATCTTGAAGCCTGAACTGAATTTTCAACTCCTAATGATAGAACTTTGACAAAATCTTCTACATGCAACATGAATCAAGAGTTTGCCTTGCTAACAAGTATAAATCATTGTTTAGGTGAACATGTATGGTCTTGTGAGGTTTTTTAGTTAACTTTGCGATGCAGCCGACATAAGTCTGCTGATCTGATGGATATACAGAAGTACATTTAACATTAGATTACCATTCTTggggaaaaaagaaaatcaatctcaTGTTCATCAAAGACTTCTTCTGTCCTCATAACCTTTTTGGATATGGTCCAAGAATTACTTTAATCATGAATACAGCTTAAACTGGGATCTGTTAAGTATAATTCTAGGACATCAATGTAATCTCACTCTCTTAAACTTTCCAACACATAAATATAAATCACTTAAAATTTAAAAGGAAAAACTTGGTTCAAGCATCATGAATTACAACCTGATCAAAGAACCAAATTCTACCAAAAAGGAAGGGTTGTCATCACAAAAGAAGCATGGCAAATCAGATAGTCTTTACATGGACAGAAAGTAAAGAGTTCTGGTGCAGTAATACAGGATAGCATGCAGGACCTATACCGAAGATGGCAGGGGACCAGACAGCTGGACTGAGTGCTGTTGGCCTACTGTGCTGGTTGTTATGAGCAAGATTTGGGCTTCaattttagttaaaatttttttatcatcaccATCCAAACAAAGTGCTCAATGCTTGCATTGCCAACAACCATGTGCAAAGATAACAAGTGCCTTGAATTTGATTGCATCATAGGCTTTCCTCCTTGCATTTTACATATTTATTTTCTTTAGGAAGTAACAAGTCTCAAGTACTCCTGAGAAAGACATACCTCAACTTTTGAAAGTGCAAATATATTCTAAACTTTAACAGAAGCAATAATATCAATGGATAATGTATTCCCTATGTATCACCTTCACTACATTCGTAGCAGGATTTCATAAAAATGAAAGTTAGAAAAAGGTATTCTGATCCACATGACTACaccagatcttcatctctagcatAAAGGACCAAAAGTTATTATAAAAGTTTGCAGAATTTTCCAGTGGAAAAGAAAATTAAGATGAAAGGGATGGATGTTCAGAAGCAATGTGATTCTTTAGTATTATGGACATTTTTCAAGATCTAGCTGAATCTTTTAAGAGATTTAGAGTCATTATGCTATACAAGATCTCTCAACTCAAAAATCCATCGTATAGTAGTCTTTTGCTTTTCATTTTCCCACAGCATTAAATGTGGCATGAACCATGAATTGCACATGTATTTTAAATGACAAACAGATCAAGCATTTGACAAGAAATCGGTGAGATGCATCACCATGATAATAGCAATAATGTTTCTCAGAACCTTTCacttaacaaactgaaaagtTAAAGTTCTTAGTCTAAAAGGTAGATCAGCCTAGTGCATTTGGTAAAGGGGATAAAGGGGAACATCCCCCCAAATCGCAGGTTATCCTGCCAAACACCCCAAAACAGACCATGGAATAGCCTTATTCAAATAAGTCGAAAAAGTGGGCTTATTCGGATAATACTTTTCCACTAAATTGGCAGAATAGAATTATCCAGAGGAATATGAGAAACTTATCGTCTCCACTTATGATTTTGCCTATATCCACTCTTTAGACACAGCAAAAACCAGGAGGGCAATTTTATCCTTGTTATGAAATCCAGATCATTATGAAAATCAACGTGCTCACTTATTCCCTCCACCTATCTCTACAACCAAACACTAAAAACGGGACTTATCCCATGAAATTTACTACAACAATAAGGTGGATAACCTTCCAAAAGTTATCACTCTATCAAATGCAAAACATTAAAACTCATGTTACTTCTTTTCTAAAACAATGAACAAACTTGTTTAACTAGAAAAAAAATCATGGAATAAGTGCTTTCTACAATGTGTTCTAACCAGGAAATGGTAGGGCAGTAGCTTATATCTAATTCAAATTACTGAAGATGGAATTTGTATTGactattgaaaataaaaatataatttagatgccACTGAGTTCCAAACAGTAATATACTCAGAAACGAGGTGATTATCTTAGACCATGACTTGCAAACATGCCAAATGCTAAATCTTTCTTTCATATGCAAAATTAAAACACATGAAAAATCTTAAGGAACAATCTCAATGAGAAAACGATCTAAAAATATGATGTTAAAAAAATAATGTTTTGACATTCAAAACGAACTTACCAGTGTTTAGCAAGggcaaaataaagaagaaattgaGGGACAGGCCCGCGATATCATTGATTGTGTCCAACTTTATAGCCCATACTGGGTCACCCTGCTGACAAGTTACTAATCAATACCAAAAAATGAATGGAGATTTttgcttcttttccttttcttattttttcaccTTAGAATAATAATTGCAAACCAAGAAAacactttctttttcacaaaaagACAATTATCAATATCTGGCACGTGATTTCTGCAATATATTTTAAGTACAAACAGAAATCTACATTCTGGAATCAAGAGTTACAATGCCTATAGTCACTCCACATATAAACTCCAAAACCAAATATCGTTTTCCTTTTCTCTCGTCCATTGTGATAGGAGTGACTCCAAGTTCATGAGACTGAAATATCAGTGGTTTACCTATATTTGTTCAATAGTGTTCTATATGCATTGAGGTTATATTCAATTTTTCATGGACAGCAGCATACATATCTAGTTCTAATTATGAAGATTTGTGTCAACAAGTCAAACTTTTGTTTAAGTGTTTAAATGTTCACAGCATCTGTATGTATCACCAACAAGCATTTAAAAGacactaaaattttaaaatacaaaaTTTTCCTAGCAAATATTTGTCTGACTTCTTTGTATCTTTTGATAATACTGCATGCCATTTCACATAGTTCTTGTCAATACTCAGCCCCCAAAACTCAGCCAAGCCCATGATATATACTTCAAACCTACCATGTGGCTCACATGTTTGGGcactagaaaaaatattttaatataatctaTTTCGCTCGGCAGTATGAACAAACTGAAATGCATTACCTGGGGCATACTGTTTTGCAAATTGACGTTTACTGAGCATAAAAGGATGCTAACTATGATATAGTTGTTCAAGTCCATAACCAAAAGGAAGATTCAAGTTTTTCAGGGCTTATAGTATCTAAAAGGAAGTTGAGGAAAAATTTCACAAGGTGGGACCCAATTGCAACATCTACCATTGAATTCTTGCATAAACTGCTTTAAGCCATGCTTTTCTGAAATGAAAACAAATGATAAATGCTTTAGAGTGAGGCCAGGAAGCATCCTCATGCTAAATAGTGGTGCTATCATTATGACTAGAGTTCGTACATGCTTGGACTGAAGCATGTAATAGTTTATGCATGCAATGATAACCTAGCTAAAACAGCATATATGGATTCTATATTTATCAATATACAATCATGAGATGTCTTTTACAGAATTGAGAACAAGATTGCTGCTAATATTGTCAAAATAATATAAAGAATGCTGTTTGTGGACTTTTGTTGTAACTTGGAATTGTGATCTGCTGACGTTCATCTAGATTTTTATTGGGTTCTTGGGCCACTAATTTTGAATATGTATTAACAACCAGCACATGCTCCCAGGGCATCATGGCCATCAGCCCACTAGAAAGGATCATTTGATTATCAAGCATAAAGATAATATGTATTAATGACCAGCACATGTTCCAGGCGCATCATGGCCATCAGCCCACAAGAATTGATCATTTGATTGTAAAGCATATAGATAATACATATTAATGACGAGCACATGTTCCAGAGGCATCCTGGCCATGAGCCCACTAGAATTGATCATTTGATTGCAGAGCATATGGATCACATGTAGCCTGGTTGTGCTCATTGGCACCATTCTCCTCACTTGTTACTTCTTTCAACatagtttttcttttcttccactCCATTCTTCCTGTACTTGATGATCTATGTGTCTCATCAGGTAATAAAAAGGTATTTCCTTTAGTTCTACTTCTCTGTCTTTAATCTATTTCTTCTTGCTgcatgttttatcatttactgcagaATTTTGATTTGTTTAATAATTGGTTGAGCCTTCACATCATTCTTAACCTTTAATGCCCTATCTCAGAATGTTCAGACATAGAATGGAGGTGTTATGAATGCAATAGCAAAAGATCTAAAGATAGGGAACAAATTAAATAAAACATTTGCATAAAGGTCAAGAGTAAATGTTAGAAAGGGAAGTTTGTAATTGGATGCTAAAATATTCATAAAAAGCTTTATGCTACCCACACAGGCTATTCTAGAGTACATTGAGAATCTCTGCACAGATATGAACATCCCAAATTCAGAATAATGAAAGAGAATAATTATTCAAGAATGAGATGCTTGTTGAAGGAGCAAGGATGCTAGCATATCTTGTGTTGCTTCAGCCTTTTTTACTTTGTCAGATGTCTCCACATTACTGAAGAACTGTCATATTCTCATGGATAGAATGTAATCACCAGATAAATTGACATATTAGTATAATATCTTGCATGACATGACATTATTGATTGTGCCAGAGATTCTGTTCTTGCaagtctcctctttttctttcctaGGGTTTCTTCTAATAACCGAAACCCAACTTAAAGATGAGGAAGACTATCCATGACTAATTAACAATAAAAGGTTAGCGAGCATTACTTTGGAGAAACACCAAAACATTGGGTCAGCCATATCTGCAACAGGTGGTGGTCTAAAACACTCGTTGACCTAACGGCTTTTCGATTAATTTACTGATATCAATTAAACTTTTGTCCCTGTGATTGCGAAAACAGAACAACACAGCCAAGAGATAGAAGACCATTACCAATACATTAATGTCATAGAGAAGAACAGATGCTTTGCTACTCAGCATTGCATGACATTAGTAGATCTCTATATGATGATCGAATCACAAGAGACTTTAGCAAGAAGAAGAGGATGTGTACCGGAGCATAAGGAAGAAGGAAGAGCCAGAGAATGTAAACGGCCTCGGCGGCCCACAGCGCAGCCTGCAGCATCCGCCGCGACGGCCAGCCCTCCGCCGGCGAGACATCGTTGCCTTTCTTGACCGTGCACGGAGCTGGGCCT contains the following coding sequences:
- the LOC105035666 gene encoding uncharacterized protein isoform X1, with the translated sequence MAWGLLLCSNLTAPHLHPSSALPSQILLHGCFRGTPAAWRSRRRPTISGRSGGFLLGRRLPFRGPAPCTVKKGNDVSPAEGWPSRRMLQAALWAAEAVYILWLFLLPYAPQGDPVWAIKLDTINDIAGLSLNFFFILPLLNTVGIHVLEAPVLHPMAEGLFNFVIGWTLLFAPLLFTDCQRDRYKGSLDLLWGFQMFLTNTFLIPYMAMRLNDIDVKHSPSKQSQLGLLMTNGASFVGIAGGTVCLISTLWTIFGRSNMGFGGIADRWEFLERYVGSERLAYAFIWDICLYAIFQPWLIGDNLQNVKKNNEQIVRNLRFIPVVGLVAYLLSLDKENVL
- the LOC105035666 gene encoding uncharacterized protein isoform X4; translated protein: MAWGLLLCSNLTAPHLHPSSALPSQILLHGCFRGTPAAWRSRRRPTISGRSGGFLLGRRLPFRGPAPCTVKKGNDVSPAEGWPSRRMLQAALWAAEAVYILWLFLLPYAPGDPVWAIKLDTINDIAGLSLNFFFILPLLNTAFLIPYMAMRLNDIDVKHSPSKQSQLGLLMTNGASFVGIAGGTVCLISTLWTIFGRSNMGFGGIADRWEFLERYVGSERLAYAFIWDICLYAIFQPWLIGDNLQNVKKNNEQIVRNLRFIPVVGLVAYLLSLDKENVL
- the LOC105035666 gene encoding uncharacterized protein isoform X2, with the translated sequence MAWGLLLCSNLTAPHLHPSSALPSQILLHGCFRGTPAAWRSRRRPTISGRSGGFLLGRRLPFRGPAPCTVKKGNDVSPAEGWPSRRMLQAALWAAEAVYILWLFLLPYAPGDPVWAIKLDTINDIAGLSLNFFFILPLLNTVGIHVLEAPVLHPMAEGLFNFVIGWTLLFAPLLFTDCQRDRYKGSLDLLWGFQMFLTNTFLIPYMAMRLNDIDVKHSPSKQSQLGLLMTNGASFVGIAGGTVCLISTLWTIFGRSNMGFGGIADRWEFLERYVGSERLAYAFIWDICLYAIFQPWLIGDNLQNVKKNNEQIVRNLRFIPVVGLVAYLLSLDKENVL
- the LOC105035666 gene encoding uncharacterized protein isoform X3 — protein: MAWGLLLCSNLTAPHLHPSSALPSQILLHGCFRGTPAAWRSRRRPTISGRSGGFLLGRRLPFRGPAPCTVKKGNDVSPAEGWPSRRMLQAALWAAEAVYILWLFLLPYAPQGDPVWAIKLDTINDIAGLSLNFFFILPLLNTAFLIPYMAMRLNDIDVKHSPSKQSQLGLLMTNGASFVGIAGGTVCLISTLWTIFGRSNMGFGGIADRWEFLERYVGSERLAYAFIWDICLYAIFQPWLIGDNLQNVKKNNEQIVRNLRFIPVVGLVAYLLSLDKENVL